The genomic stretch TGGGGTCATTGATTTCTCTGTTCGTGGCACAAACAGTGGCACAGTTTAATAACCACTAAGCTTACAGAGAATTTTTTAAAGGATCCAGATTTAGCATTGACCCGCTTCTCCAGAATCCGGACTTGTTCTGTATATTTCAGCCGCAGATTACGCAAAGAACCCAGCATCTATATTTTCTTAGAATAATGGATTTTAGGCCTAAAAATCCGAACTACTCTATCCCGTCCAACTCACTCAACTCCAGCCAAGTCAATTCCAGTTCTTCCAATTCTGAATCGATTTCTCCGATGCGGTTGGACAACTTGATCAATTCCTCATGGTCGTCGATTCCACCAGCTATTTTCTCAGTGATTTCTGCTTTTTCTTTCTCCAATTTGGCAATAGAAGCATTAACCTCCTTAAACTCATTTTTCTGCTTAAAGCTCGCTTTTACCTTCGCTGTAGCCGTAGTAGCAACCACAGCTTTCTCAGACTGAATAGATTTTGTAGTAGATTCGTTACTTCTGTCTTCTGTCTTCGGACTTCTGTCTTTTTTCTCCTTTTCTGTCTCACGGAACTCAGAATAATTCCCCGGGAAATCAGAGATTTCGCCTTCTCCTTCGAAGACAAACAGGTGCTCCACCAAGCGATCCATAAAATATCTATCATGCGAAACGATGATCAAGCAACCCGGAAAAGTGTCCAAAAACTCCTCCAGCGTATTTAAGGTCATCAGATCCAGATCATTGGTAGGCTCATCGAGAATCAGGAAGTTCGGATTCTTAATCAGAACCATCAATAGCTGAAGTCTTCTACGCTCTCCGCCGCTGAGTTTGGCGATTGGGGTGTGTTGCTGCTTGGGAGGAAAACCAAACTGGGTCAAAAACTGGGAAACCGTGATCGTAGCTCCACCGGCTATAGTCACTACTTCGGCGACTTCTTTCACGATATCAATCAGCCGTTTTTCCTCATCAAAACTTCCTTCTTCTTGTCTGTAATATCCAAAGGCAGTTGTCTGACCGATGGAAACTGTCCCAGAATCAGGAGGTAGTTGCCCGGTGATCATATTGAGGAAGGTTGTCTTCCCTGCACCGTTTGGCCCTACTATTCCTATACGGTCCTTCTTTTTGAACGTGTAAGAAAAATCATTGACGATCACTTTGTCGCCAAAGGCCTTGTTCATTTTCTCGATCTCTATGATCTTATTCCCAAGTCGCTGCGTGGTCACTGTCAACTGTATGTCACGTTCTTCACGTTTCTGGGAGGCTTTCTCTTTGGTTTCTTCGAAAGCATCCACACGGTATTTTGCTTTGGTGCTTCTCGCTTTAGGCTGGCGGCGAATCCAATCCAGTTCCTTTTTATAAAGACTCTTGGCCTTTTCAAGTTCGATGTCTTCTATCTCCATCCGCTCTTCTTTTTTATCCAAGAAGTAACCGTAATTACCTAAGTAGCGATGTACTTTTCCCTGATCAAGTTCCAGAATCTCATTTGTTACTTTCTCTAAGAAATATCGATCGTGAGTCACCATAAAAAGCGCCAAATTGGCTTTTGCCAGGTAGTCTTCCAGCCAT from Algoriphagus sp. NG3 encodes the following:
- a CDS encoding ABC-F family ATP-binding cassette domain-containing protein, whose translation is MNYLSVENLSKAFGERKLFSNISFGISQGQKIALVGINGAGKSTLMKIIMGLEIPDTGQVGINQQVKVAYVHQNPVFEGKMSIYQTIFDQSNSEVLKVIEDYHKAMLDSERGIDNSDKMSVLFEKMDAFQAWDFEYQVKEVLGKLGLHDTDLPVGTLSGGQRKRVALAKAILEKPDLLLLDEPTNHLDLETIEWLEDYLAKANLALFMVTHDRYFLEKVTNEILELDQGKVHRYLGNYGYFLDKKEERMEIEDIELEKAKSLYKKELDWIRRQPKARSTKAKYRVDAFEETKEKASQKREERDIQLTVTTQRLGNKIIEIEKMNKAFGDKVIVNDFSYTFKKKDRIGIVGPNGAGKTTFLNMITGQLPPDSGTVSIGQTTAFGYYRQEEGSFDEEKRLIDIVKEVAEVVTIAGGATITVSQFLTQFGFPPKQQHTPIAKLSGGERRRLQLLMVLIKNPNFLILDEPTNDLDLMTLNTLEEFLDTFPGCLIIVSHDRYFMDRLVEHLFVFEGEGEISDFPGNYSEFRETEKEKKDRSPKTEDRSNESTTKSIQSEKAVVATTATAKVKASFKQKNEFKEVNASIAKLEKEKAEITEKIAGGIDDHEELIKLSNRIGEIDSELEELELTWLELSELDGIE